The Leptodactylus fuscus isolate aLepFus1 chromosome 1, aLepFus1.hap2, whole genome shotgun sequence nucleotide sequence ttttgtgtgcaaaaaaccgcgcggttttttaccgcgcggttttcgcctcccattcacttctatgcaattcttcaggcgttttccgcctgaagaaaggtcatgtcgcttcttcaggcggaaaacgctaggaggaaaaaaaaagctagtggtctacatagaccaccatgttaaaggagaggtttttgaagcgaattccgctgtcaaaaacctcccctttgcccacgtgtgaactagcccttattcctctaagtcaggggtcctcaaactgcggcccgcgggccacatgtggcccgccaagcacttctgtctggccccgctgacaacgccggcaggcatgcatttataatgaagctcctagggagctcaggccaggccatggagagcACTTcaatttacctattggagggcaccgctcccaatgtctgtgtgacctgctctgcctccggcccactgtttaaaaagtttgaggacccctgctctaagtAAACAACACAAATAACACAAGAGTCTATTCTCTAGCAGCATGTTCATATTATTCGATCAGCATGTACATTAGATTTTTAATAATCagaataagtattgtgatacttcatggtgtactgttcagcaagctggggggaggcaGCTGTGACTGTTTGATAAGGAACACAAGAAGTGAGAATAGACAGCAGGCACAGCTGCTGAAACAAAGATatggggaaaatccctttaaaggatctaTATCGCTGACTCTCCTCGTTCAGGTTCTACATTGTTGTTTTtggagtcaaaaccaggagaaatAAATAAGGAGAAGTAGCAGTTGCCTATATATGTTCCGGGCAAAAGCgatgcttagtagagatgagcaagtagtgttcaatcgaatacctcccctgcatagttattggtgtaatcggtcgaataccacgcggtaaacgcagtaaaaattcgatgcccctcccaccttccctggtgcttttttacaccaataactatgcaggggaggtattcgatcgaatactactcgctcatctctaatgcctagcTATTGTGTCAGGGGTGGGGGTGCCTTTGGGaaatattttttgtaatatacttaattaacctATTAAACTTTATTTTAATTGAACACTGGCTGTAAAATTCTCCCTAGCAACCCTCTGAGCTGTTGCCAGGGAAAATCTTCATACATTTGTACTGCTGGTATGTAAAGCTGGAGCATTTTCCCAGGAAGGGGAATCACTTCAAGTTCTTCACTTCGAGTTATCACTAGTGAAAGACACAGATTTTGAGCTTTATATGCAGCAGTTCAGCTATTAACCAGTGATACCTCTGTTTTTTTAATAACTAAAGCTGTGGTCCAACTGAACAAGAAAGTCTGTCAAATCTTTATCACTTCCATATCTTGGGAAGCAAACATGTCTATTTATCAGTTTCCAATATATTTGTAAGTcttcctttaaaaataaaaaaatcagaaatgAAAGCAAGTATTTACCTGTAAAGTCTGACTTGAAACCTGGAGGTGGAGGTGCACTAGCCTGACTGTAGTATTGGTTCTCATGTCCAGAATTATCATATTGGGGATTCTCTTGCCATCTTGGTGGCCCACTTAAAAATACCTTGTACACGCCATAAGCCAACCCCAGAATGACCAAAAACGCAATGACTCCAATAGCATCAGAAGAACGATGAGAGCTCCAGTCACTCGATTTGCCATGGAAAAATCCAGAGTCATATCCTGCAGAATGGTGGCCACTTTGAGATCTCTTCCATCCTTCCTCTGTAAGCTCCAAAGTGTACTCAAGTCCACATGAGCCACGCAGGATGTATGGATCTTCAGGATACTCAAAGCCCTCGCAGCTCACTTCTACTTTCCCAAATCTGTAAGCGTTGTCCATGTCCACCTTGCATTCCCACTGGATTGTAAACATAAATCTCATTGAGCCCACATACTCATAAAATCCAACACAAACGTGACTAGCTAACACTTAATCCGCTAATATTTTATGGGTGAATTTATAATGAATGTGTTGAGCCATGGAGACTGCCAccctgctctgcccactttttttttgtaacaaatgACAAAAATTAAGTATTTTCCATACTAGAAAACTGACATAGATGGTGTGGTGAATTCCCACCATTGTGATTACACTGCATGACCCCAAATGCCATGAAAAGTCAACCTTATTCAGGTGGGCCCCTATACGGTACTACACTGTTCCTACAGCAGAATAAGCTGGAAAGTAGAGTAAACCATGAGGAGCGggaaaaacaaatacaatacatagCACAATCTCTACAGTGAGCAATGTACCTGGACATCAATGCCATCCCATCCTCTATTGTAACACTGCACCACATGTGGTGTCATGGTGCCACAGCCAGCACTACCTCCGATACATTTCAGCTGTGGGACAGGAGCAGACCGCCGTCCATTGGTGTATCTGTCAGAATATAATGTGAGAGCCTGGATATCCCTCAGCAAAACACGTTCTGGAAGAAATGACATTTGGTTGATTTTTACAGCTTTAACATAACAAAATCACAATAATGGTAACACGAGAAACATAGATGAAGCCGCACAACAGACCATCAGCTACTATAGGTTACGAATAAAGCTTATATCCTTCCATTCCACAGCAGGACCTCAGTAAGGAGGAGCTTCCATAGAGTGGTGGTCAAGGATGCACATTCAGTGTCTATTGGGCTAATGGAAGACGTTCAAGGGGTTTTTcgtgcaaaaaatattttttcaaagaaggtctgttagtgctattaatgggttaataagtgcacccaaatatttCTAGTAGTGTTTTCTGggattctctgggagctcctggtatcctctgcatttgtttacatggatagCTTTCTGTTCTTTTATccaacaactaccatgatgcattgctcttcactcagatcccccgctcactccctcccccatctctttcacaccccctccctgttcccTCTACCTAGCTTGTGGCCTACTAGCTCTACCTAACTAACTCACACAGCCCACCCCCACtccctatcatacttaccttctgtCCTTCTCTGTTTCACATCTGCCAGAGCCTAAGTAATAGAGctggcactctggctctattgcgcaggaGGCTGACCCCTTCTCCTTTTCACATCTGTCGGAGCCTGTGCAGGCGTGGGAGGCCAGCAAACATCAGGAAAAGTAGGCGCCGCCCCCCCTGAAGGAAGTGATGTTTTGTGGCCAGAAGATCCAGACAtgaagacagataagtatgatggggtgagggGGATGGGGTAGTATTGGTGACATTTTGTTTCCGGAAACAAAACGTCACTGGAAAATTAgcaaatgtgcctggggcgggcTTATGACCGTCCAAGCGATCTGGGTAAATATACCTACATTTTTGATAAAGTTTAGTGTTAAAGTATCATTTTATGttggtaacccctttaaaggggctctatcagcaaaatcatgctgaaagagccccacatatgtgtgaatagcctttaaaaaggctatccaggcactgctaaagttatattaaactaccccccagatGCTTCATTTTCAACTAGCTGAAAACTGGTGTCCTGCCCAACCTTTGGTCAGATTCTGCCTTAAACGGGTTATAAAGTGTTTAAAAATATGGACCAAATAATAGGATGCAGCAGTCTCCCtctccctcaaaaaaaaaaaataaaataaaaaaaaataataggatGCAGCAATAAAACCacttactattatatatagtgtttaaagggatcctatcttttaaacacaattttttctcactaacatgtcggaatagccttaagaaaggctattcttctcctacctttccttttcttctccgcgccgccgttcgcctgcaatcccggtttttctcggtatgtaaatgagctctcttgcagcaccgggggcgggccccagcgatcaaacaacactgggggcgtccctaatgctgccagagaattctccagcaacgcctccatcttcttctgcgacgaggtcttcaccgcgtcttcttccggcggtgtcttcttacttctaggcctcgggctagcagactgcgcatgaccaccggccacgagaaaatggccgctttcaatactgtggaagcggccatttttcttgtggttgtgggcatgtgcagttggcttgccctaggcccgaagcctagaagtaagaagacgccgccaGAAGACGACGcggtgaagaagatggaggcagcgctgtagagctctctggcagcattgggggcgcccccagtgctgtttgagcactggggcccgcccccagtgctgtgagagagcttatttgcatacctagaaaaaacgggattgcaggcgaacggcggcgcggaaaagaaaag carries:
- the SARAF gene encoding store-operated calcium entry-associated regulatory factor isoform X2 gives rise to the protein MAAVGDMLVLLVVVQLSGAFGWNQHERVLLRDIQALTLYSDRYTNGRRSAPVPQLKCIGGSAGCGTMTPHVVQCYNRGWDGIDVQWECKVDMDNAYRFGKVEVSCEGFEYPEDPYILRGSCGLEYTLELTEEGWKRSQSGHHSAGYDSGFFHGKSSDWSSHRSSDAIGVIAFLVILGLAYGVYKVFLSGPPRWQENPQYDNSGHENQYYSQASAPPPPGFKSDFTGTSNFGSQTSQGPGFWTGLGTGGVLGYLFGRQRDRTHHSTYMPYHSTWSEPSYSRPVSSQSTGARTVSGFGGTKRR
- the SARAF gene encoding store-operated calcium entry-associated regulatory factor isoform X1, coding for MAAVGDMLVLLVVVQLSGAFGWNQHERVLLRDIQALTLYSDRYTNGRRSAPVPQLKCIGGSAGCGTMTPHVVQCYNRGWDGIDVQWECKVDMDNAYRFGKVEVSCEGFEYPEDPYILRGSCGLEYTLELTEEGWKRSQSGHHSAGYDSGFFHGKSSDWSSHRSSDAIGVIAFLVILGLAYGVYKVFLSGPPRWQENPQYDNSGHENQYYSQASAPPPPGFKSDFTGASSGFGNFAGTSNFGSQTSQGPGFWTGLGTGGVLGYLFGRQRDRTHHSTYMPYHSTWSEPSYSRPVSSQSTGARTVSGFGGTKRR